The genomic interval CTGAATACTCTTTTAATGCCCACAGCACATGGCACCAACCCTTGGACATGTTAGACAAGTTTAACACTGTTGATCTAGAAAGAAGCGGCTTTTCTTTTAACTTGATCCAAAACATACGTGCCGTGGATTTAGTGCAGGCCAATGAAAGCCAACAAGCAACAACACTCGATTTCCATCGGGAGAAACAATAGAAAGATGGCaagtcaaaaaaaatcacaatcaaAAGTCATTTACAAAGACAAGATTAAAAGTCTGTGTTGCATTATGAAAACTATTATCATGTAACTTTGGTTACATCAAATTTGTAACGTTaatactttgctaaatgttttaacatattttcaaacattcaaaccatTTCACCAAGATAACCAGTTTCCCATCTGCAAATTAACCAAACCTTATTGTTGAGTTACTTTtaattgtattcatttttaCATAGTTACGTTTGTATGTTATGGGACAGAGCACACATAATTTAAAAACCTTACATAcagtaagtaaaaaaagaacaacataaaTCTTTCCCAAAGAATTTGTTCCTTAACCGAACCAAGTATATTTGCGActtaaagcaaaaaaatgtaacttttccaccttgaaatagtttttttcaaACGTCGATTTAATAGCATCCCAAATTTCGACAAGGAAGAATGGCGTCCCACCCATGTCTGCCATGCAGCCAGATCACTTGTTTACAGCAGTAACTGTGGCAGGGGGCTGAGGTCATGTAGTTCGCACACACGCCTGCAGCTAAAAAGAAGCCATTAGCCCGTCTCTGTGCTGTTTGATAcgatggctgaggctaagagtaGACGGTGACGGAAGAAGATAATTAAGAGATTCACCAAGCAGGAGGCGGAGTGTACATCCAAGTAAGTATTATTCATAACAGAGTGCAACGTAATGTTAGGCGGTAGTGTTATCTGTGACATCAtcgtctcatgtttagcagcttcacCGGGTGCAGAAAGTCGTCGAACCCAAGCAAACAACAGGCTGAAGACGTTAGCAGAGTCACTTAGCGCAAAATCCAGTAATATTACAGTACCTTGTCAGTCGACATCGTTTGGCTTCACACGACGTCTTTGCCGGCATCGCACCatctgcttgtaaacagacgCTCGTTGGGGTAGGCGTAACAGCACCGTGTCTtacaacagtgcagttgcaccAAAGCGTACAAAAACCAAATACCTACTTATTGTTGCTTAGACTTATTTAGACtgcaaacagtttttacaaCATGTGCCATATACTGTGTATTGTTTTGGGAATCATTGATGATCCAGCTTTTCTGTGGTTTAGGTATGAGAATGTGATGTATGGTGTAGAATACATTAGAGCCAggttgaaaaagaagaaataccAGAGTATAACCCTTTAATTCTCCATTAGAGGCAGCTTTGGATCAAATCCAAATGTCTAGGACATTAGCACCAGAGGTCATAACCTCCTGAAGGCAgtcacattataaaaaaaaatagaagaatcTGTGGGgccggtagcctagcggttagtgcgcATGTCCCATGTATAGAGGTTTAAATCCTTAAAAGTGGCCAGCctcagtttctgactctatcccagtcctatctctaaaataaatctcaaaagtaaatcttaaaaaaaagcatgcattTCTAAAGTTTGAGATGCAGTAATATGAAAAACGCTCTGTGTCAAccaatgccattttttttttgtgctggctCCGCCCATTTTCTAAATAAAGCGGAtgcagttcagtgttttcagcgGTCAGTGTCCTATCCACAAAAACACCCTTTTTTTGCTCTCACTTGAAAagagttcaacttttggaacaccTCTGCACTAGTCAATGTCACTTAAATTAGAGCAAATATTTAGCATCCAGAGCAATGTAAAACAAACCTTAGGGTCACTGCTGAGGGAAGCTGGAGTGCAGTGAGTCAAACTCCAGTAACCTAGCGACGGAAAGCGCTGGTGAAAAGCACACAGAAATAAAGGTTGTGGAtgctgccaacacacacactgaaaaaaacactgttaatgGACAAAGGCCCCATCtctcatctgaaaaaaaaaatcttagagGCAAACTAATGAGACAGGCAGGAGAGGAGGCTAGATTAATCTTTACTAAAACCTCTGCAAGAGGTAACCCTAAGGTGAAAGTCTGCTGTGTGAGCAGAAGAGAAGATATTTTAAGAGCATTTTTTTACAGTTCATTTACTGGATACTGAGGATTATATAATTTTAATAGCAATTTTATGCTCAATTCCCCATTTCCTTGGCTTAATGTATTGCAACGACATGAAAAATTGATGCCGAGATGGACTGATGCAATCAAACTAGCTTGTGCTCTTGTGTCCCTGTATTGGAGTGCTGCTCTTGCTCTGTATTGGCAGCTTGCTCATCGTGTCCTTAAGATCCTTGAGGCTGTACAGCTTGCGGAAAGTCAAGCTAAATGGACCCCGTCCATCCACCTTGTGGTTTGCTGAAAGTGCCTGGTTCTGGGAAGGAGGACTGAGCTGCGGCTgtgagtttgagtttgagtgtgtgtgcagaagagaCGACCGAGGTTTCTGCCCGTCTGCCAAAGGCGGTGGAGAAATTAGGCTCTGCTGGCTGCGGGAGACTTCGGCGTGCCTTtgctcagcagctgcagcagcagcaggtctcGTCTGTGACTTTTTAGGAGAGGAGCCGTATCCACTACCATGCTGCAATGTGCTTTCTGCCTTGTTCTGCAGAGAGCTTCCCAAAGGATGAGGCCCCAGATACTGGCCCGAGAGGGGTTGAGGGGATCTGGTTGGTCGGGAAGGGGAGGAAGCTCCGTTGTCTGGCTGCTGTTCCTCTGGAGATTTGGAAGATGTGTTCACAAGCTAGGGGAAAAGAGAAGAGACCTGCATCAGAAGAAATGCATAAAGTAGTATGAACACATGTGAGGAGGGTTTGTTGTAAAACTAAAGCTCACACAAAGCTCTCATATCATATTCCATCAGTCTTCTTGTAACTTATCTACAGAGCAGTTTCAAACTTTCACACTCACAAAGACCAAGTGCCATAAAAGCTTTGTGAGGTACTTTTTGTGTGACCTGCTCTTGTGTCTCTCTTATCAATATTACATGACAGAGCTGAATTAAAACACCACCTCACTGACTCCATCGGACGGCCGTGAGATAAAATAAAAGCGCAGACTCAGGCAGACGGTAGGCGAGTCAAACCACGCCAATAGATGTGAGGCTATCAATCTTTAATCCATTCATTAATATTGAGTCGGTGTCGACGGGAGAGGGCACTTCATTAAAAGAATGTCACTTTAATCCACCAACAGTCTCCTTGTTCAATAATGAACGAGTGTCGTGTGTTTAAAGTTAGTGACGCTCGGCTGGTGCAGCACACTCGACTGTCTGAGACACACGAGGACAGACATTATAGCAGAAGAATACACAAGATATTATGCACCatgaaacatatttaaacacaGATACCACAATTTGATgctagattgattgattgattgattgattgattgttaatATATACTCGTTGACAAATAAAggaacacattttaacattagCATACCTGctcttgcataaaaaaaaaagttttgctgAAGTTAAATGATTCTGTTTCCTCCATGTCTTGATATTTATTTGATCAAAGTAATATCAACATGCACTTCACGATTTATTCAACAGCATTTTCATGATAATAAAAATCCATCTTGAATGTGTTCCTTCATTGTTTTTCTGAGTAGAATTaccaaagagacaaacaaaaaatggacCTTGTTAAATATGCGACAAACAATCAGAGACCACCTGAGTGAGGTGTCATGACGTCAGCAGCTGAAACTTGGcacatttgatttttgatttgctGTTCAGCATGCTGAAGTCATTTGTGTTGATAAATGATGAAAGAAAACTCAAGTATGACTCAAAAGTGAACGACTACTTATGCACTTCAGGATGATGAAAACATCTGATTGAAATGATAATCATGAGTTGAGCTCTTCACCCATATTATGTAAGCTATCACAGTTAATCAGATTTGACGTTAGATTGAATAAAAAGGGGGGCATTCATGGACACATTTCATGGTTtggaaaaaataatgatttcattattttccttggagtgaaataaaaagttgataCCACTCATGTCTGAACACTTCATTTGTGTTTAACACCAAAACAGGGCACACACATAGGCAAGAACAGCTCTGTCTAAATCATATTATTTTAATAGTTTgacccataaacacacacacgcaatcaAATTAAGTCTGTGGACATGTTATTTGTTGGGGCAATAATTTCTCTTGAGTGTTCACTACAGCCTGGCAAAAAGAAGTAGCTAGCTACCATAAACCAGGCTACCTTTTCCGTCTGCTGCCTTAGTGCTAAGCTAAGTTAGCCGGCTGTTAGTGGTGGATTCATGCTCAGTCTGTGTGTAGCCTACAGGACAATTTAAAACATGCATGGCCTTATCTTTCTTCTCATCACTGCAGAAAAGTATTCCCAAAACCTGTTTCTCAAAGCTTGGATCTCAACTAAAGCTGTCGCCAAAGGAATAAGAAGTTGACCCTCTAGGCCTGAGTTTGATGTGCCACATGTTCATGGGATAAAGAAGAATTCCACCCAAATTTAACTGATAGATAAGAAACGTTTGAGATGATGTCAAGGCTCTGTGGATCATTTGGGTTCCAACATTATTTACTACTAATTAAATGACTGACAAGCTAAAGTAAAAATAACTGATTTTCCACCCACAATACCGTGCCATCTTCCTTCTGTCATAGCCAGTGAAGCCTCTACACTACCATGTTTAATATGCacatataaaacaaagaaaaaaacactttcaaagaaGACATGAAAATCAATGAGATGTTATTTGCACAGGACTAATATTATCAAATGACCTCCAATAATTTGCAATGGATTTTGACTTCACAAATAAGAGACACGAGAGAATTGCATGGAATTAAGATCACTGAAAAGCTCCAGAATTGTTATAAATTACTAGAGGTCCACAGGTAATACTAGTATTATTAGTGTTATTAAAGTAATTTGTCATGTTATTACTGCCCACGGTGAAGGACGATTGGAAAACCAGAGTCACTACTTACCACTTGATGCTCAGTTAATTctctatatttttaaaatgttactggCTGCAGTTGTATTAGGATGTAGGTATAATGAAACTCTCTGACTACAACAGTTAATCAAAGAAAACACCACTAGGACAGAAACCCCCTATTCTCTGCATTTAAGTCAGTTTAACCTCCTCAATCACATTTCATGAAATATAGATGTTAAGATGAGCCGCACATCCCCTCAAAAAGTGGATAAACTGTGCTTACCCTTCATGCCACCGGTGTAGGCTGAACAGAATACTGTGAAGTGGTTAGGAaattaaaaagtacaaaaatgatTTTGGTTAGATTAACCTGCATGGTggcatttattaaaaacatgtttgtacgAGGATGAGAATGATTGAAGGCGTTGACATCGGCCGCCCTCCTTATCATACCTTCTTGCCCTCAGTCTCTTTGGTGGTCTGGGGCTTTTCTCTCCTCGCCACAACGCTGGGTCCTAATGGCTTCTTCTCTTTGTCCGGGGCCTCTCTCTCAGTGCAAACTGTCTTTGGTGTAGAGTCACCTGTGGACAATCGCTTTGGCTCCACTCCATCATTGGTTCCTGGAGTCCCTCCTCCGTCGACCGGCCTCTCTACTGCTGATTGGTTTGACACCTTTTGTTTCTTAGGAGCTTGGCTTGGGGCCTCCTTGTTTTTCTCTACCGTCCCTTTTGACTCTTTCACCTTGCtgcctgtcctctctctcccaggAGAGTCTCCCTCTGTTCCCTCCGCCCCTCTCTTCTTTTCAACATCTTTACTCCCACTGTTATTATTTGCACTTTCTTCCCCCTCCTTTTTCACTGCCTTCtcaagtgaagaagaagaagaagaagaagaagaagaagatacttTAGCAGTCCTGGATAAACTCTTTGTTTCACTACTTAAGGTTTTggtattatgttttctgttgctgtttgtggCATTgcgagaatgtgtgtgtgtggggctagCATGATCCTCAGCCATACTGTGGTTGGGATTTGCTGCTCGGTCAAAATCCGGCTCGACTAGACAAGGAGAGCCAACACAGTCATAGTAATCCTCTGAGGCGGCGGAGTCTATCGCAGAAACATAACCGTCGCTAACTTCTGGGGTAGGCGTTCGAAAGTCTGGTGTGTTCGAACGTGAGTCCGGGGTGGGTGTGCGCGAATGAATTCCGTCTGGAGTTGGAGTGCGAGCAAGAGCTTTGAGCCATGGTAACTCCCCGTCAGGTGTCAGTGAGCGCAGGTCTGCCGTGTGTGTGTCGGACAGCTGTAAGTGAAAGGTTTTTTCGGGCGTGTGTTTGCCTTCAAGTGTTTTAGGAGTTTCTCCTTGAGAGGTGCTGTGTGTGGTATGTGTTGTGCTTGTTAAGTCTACAGTTTCAAGTACACCTATATCCTGCGGCGCCGACTCACTCTCCGACATTTTCTGAAGTTCAGGTGCTTTTTCACTATTTGCTTTGcaatttgttacattttcaccGTTTTTATTTGGGGCTTCAGCTAACTCAGGgcaggttgttgttttctctaaaGCTTTGGTCTCTATTAGTTCTTTGTCTATTTGCCGGGTTAATTTGCCATCTACTGTTGTCAAACTTTTGGGTTCAGGAAAGTTTGGAACTATTTCTTGAGCATTCACAATTTCAACCCTTGATTCCTCTGTAGTTAAATTCTCTGGCTTAAGGACCAGGGTGGTTCCTGCGTCTGATTTCTCATTCTTTCTGGAAGTCCCGCCCTCTTTTTGCTGAGGATCGTCTTTAATTTTGACTGCGCCTTCTACATCTCTTTGACTTCCTGTAATGCTTCCCATATTCTGTAAATCTGGGACAATCTCCAGTTGTTTCTCTGGAGAAGTTTCCAACTCAGTTACTACAGCAGACTCATTTTGGACCACTAGCGACCCTGTGCTGGACTCGGGCTTCTTTGCAATGCTGCCATCCAGCAGCTTCTTGCCATCACTGGTGACGCCATCTTTTATGAGCAGCTGGATAGTCCGAGGTTTAGGGATGGGAGGAGCTGAGGTTGGGGTCAAAGGTGAGTCTTCTGAGGAAGAAAGGATGGGCAGAGTAGGAGTTGCAGAAGAAGAGGtgagaggaggaacagaagaagaggtgagaggaggaacagaagaaGAGGCATTGTCACTACTTTCAGAAAAGGTTGAGACAGAAGACGAGATAACGTGTCTGTTGGCAGTGGGAGTCCGGTTGTTAGGAGGTATTGCAGAGGAGTTTTGTGACTGTATGTGAACAGCCTGTGTGGGTGACGCTGAATGTGGCTGTGcattctgtttttgtgtatgttgCTCTTTGTTTGAGCCTGTGTGTAAGGTTTGTGTGCTGGTCACCTTTgaactctgtgtttctgttttagtgATGGATCCAGGGAGGGAGTCAGGTTCAGTACTTTTGTTGACAACAGTTGTAGTGGTGTTTGTGGGCCTCCCAGGGATAAAACTGGATATTTCAGCACTTGATTGGAGAGGTGTGCGTACATTACGTCGAGGCTCAGTGTTTTGTACTACTTTTTGGTTATTGGATGTGTTTGTTCTCTCAATGTTAagactgtttgttttgtctttgttggatTCACACTTTGGTCCAGATGCAGGTGAGTTCTGCTTAGCTGTCTCTGCTTTACTTTTGGCTTCAACAGGCCATGCATTGACTGAAGCTCTGTCCACCTGCGACTCCTTAGCTTTTGTTATATCTTGTGCTGGTTGGAGTTTATTCATCTCCTTAGGTTTACCAGGAAGCTGTCGGAGCGTGGCAACCTCTGGAAGCTTTTCTTTTGGCGTGCTGAATGGACTACTGAACCTGATCGCTTGGCTGGTTTCAAACATCTCAGATCTCTGTAGATGGACCTGAGTTGGTTTTCTGGCATCCCGAACGTTAATGTACCCAATTACGTCTTTGGGGGGATCAGGATCTGGCCAGGTTGGCAGGTATGCCACCATGCATACTTTCTCCAGATTGGCAAGTCcagggtggagaggaggagctTCTTTAATCGACTTCCTCCGTCCCTTcttgtttatttcctctgtgCCCTtggagttttctgtttttggggCTTCTTGGGCGCTGTTGTTGTGAGCAGGGTTGCCGAGGTTAACAAGGGCATATTTTGGGTTGTGCAGTTTCCTGGCAAGAGCAGCAGAAGGAAGGGGCGCTGCGACCGGCTGTGGGAtgggttcaggttcaggttcaggttctgTAGCAACCTGCTGGAGGTTGACGAAGCTGGAGGTCGAGTAGAGGACGCGATAAAGTCTATCAAAGGCTTCCACTGCCTGGCCTGTAATCACAGTGACAAGGTTTTTGTCAAGCCGTGATGACATCCAAGTGAAtctacagaaaacacagaaaatacaagGAAAGATAACTTAAGTACATCAAGGCATTACAGAACAAACACGACTTTACTAAAAATACAAGATAAACAGATAAACTATTAAACtattgttattgtgtgttaATAAATGCTTCATTATAATGCTTCAGCCAGCAGGCTCTTATGGCTACAATGTAATCCTTTGGGGCGACTACAGAAAAGCAAGTAAAGTCCAGTGAAGGTGCTTTTTTTTGCGACTGACAGGCACGGATTATGTTGTATATGAAACTgtacaacagatttttttttttaagagtgcgACATCACAGAAAGGATCTCTATGTTTGACCGGAGTCTTACTGAAATATAGAGTGGAGATTAAGGCCTCGTGTCCGCCTAGTGTTTTTTCCAGGCAGTAAAGCACTGGCTGTGCGTTAGGGAGCGCTTGCATGAAGCTTTTTGcgcactgagaagaaaagcactgcaCTCCCTCATGAATTAAAATCTACTTTCCGATCAAATACtgtacagatgtttttaaagactttaaataacaaACTGAGCCTGTCAGTTGCAGAAACAAGCTCTCCTGTAATTGCCCCAAAGGATTATATTGCTGCTGACGGACCATGTCGTCGCCACCAGCTGAAGATATCAACTCAAGCTATTTTAAAACTGCTTGAACCTACTAGTCATCTACATAAGTAAAAATGGCCCCATGGTAAATAAACAGGTATTCATCTATAAGAACAGAGTCaaaagtaaatgtgttttattgtacACTGTGTACAGATATGTGTTCATATCTCTTGTCGATGGATACATTTACAATAACCTGTTAGTCTAGTGTGTAAAGAATGCTACTGAACACTAAAAGACACCATGCTTTCTTTATTCACATCAAAAAAAGGTGGGGCACCTTTTTTCCCAGAcactctctttatctctttctcACACTCACCAACaaaacactcatacacacatataaTGGAACGTGCACTGACCTGTACGACCCAGACAAGGCTTTGTCTCCATCAACGAACATGAATCTGTGTCCCATTTGCCCTCTAACCTTCGTAGAGGACCGAGAGTAGAACTCTGCTCCATCTGTGCAGCGTACACGGAGGTGCTGTAACAGAGACAAAGTTCGATATTAAACCTTTCCAAAACCTTATTTTATCATTTGTGACCCTCTATACAACAGCTTCACCGTGTTTTCAGCTTGTATTTTgactaaaaaaacatgacatatcAGCAACAAATTACAATCCCAACAAATATTCATAGCATCTAGTCTCAAGCatgtaaaacaacaaaataccTAACTAcctgtgtagtgtgtgttttaCCAGTACCATTCACTTCTGTAAGGACACAAGACAGTTTCTAGGCATGACCTGAAGTCAAATTTCTTTAACCACAATTAAGTTGTTCATGcgctgacattttaaataaaaagtatttaaatataACTAAGAACTGCTCACTAGCTATATGACTAATTCTTAATAAAAACCCTTTAGCCACAAACAGACAGTTCTAGCAGTAATATACCATTAGCCCCCCTTTGAGCTGCATATTGCTTCACGTTTTTAAGACAGCTGAGTTATTATACATACCACATTCAATTTAAGTGCAGTAATTACATCTTGCCAAACCAACATAATGTTTATCACTGGATTCTGATTTAATCTCTGTCTTGTCTTAACTTGTCTATATTATCTTAGTGGATGTAAATGATCTGTTTTGCTCctgccagtaaaaaaaagaaacctcttTGCTTTGCATGGAATAAAATAAGGTGTACCCCAGGGGTCTACCTTCACTCCACTTGAGATGTGTGTTTCAatgcagagcagaaaaaaaataggacTGTTTGTTGTTTAGTTCAGCCAGGAAAGGTGACTATTTATTTGCATCAGGCTAATTCAAATGATGTCACCTAGACAGGCAAAATAGGTGTGACTTTACAGAAGTACTAACATTCATGATAATAAAAGGGTGATAGAGTTTATGATGTTACAATAATAAAAGAGTGTAACCACGTTTCTGATAAGAGATAACAACTAAAAAAGGTACCCAAGGCTAATCATTGTCCCTATCAAGTGTTTTTCAGATCTCCAAGTCTGACTCTCTTCTCACCTCTTATTTCTTTCGGACAGCCATCATCATTATCTgtgctgaataaataaatgataccAGACCTTTGAACTTTGATACAATACTGGTAtcaaatcatataaatcataaaAGGTATTAATCAAAGGTCCCCTGTGTGTCACTGTTATATAACAGTTACTTATCTTTCATATTAAAAAACTACTTATACTCATTACTGCACATACCGCATTGTTAAAAGGAAAATATTAAAAGGAAGTCAAGTGTCTTTCTTCCAATCCTTAACATAAAACTAATGCCAGCACGGGCAAGATCTAATTCTTTACAACACAAGGATTTAAGCTTGTTTAAAAAGGGATTACAATTACAACACAGGATGAAAGAGCCTCACAGCTTCTTTGATAAAATTGCAAAAAGTAAAGTGGCAAGTTTGGATACAGCCAGAAAATGGTTTAACCAGTTGCCGAGATGCAGGAGATTATTCTTGGCGTGGCTCGTCTCACAGTAGAAACACTAGTTTTCCTTCCGCCTTCCGGTCCCACCCTTaactttctctgtctctcagtaCATTCCTTTGGCTAGCTGATTAGATAAAATCAGCAAATTGCATTTCTGCGTGCCGCTCTAAACTGTGGATGGTGCATACTTGAGCTgaattttatttgaacattcAACCACCGAACAAGCTGAGGCACTGTGGAGAAATCCCCCAAGATAACTGAGGTGAAGGAAATATCTGTCATCTTTATGCCTACGCACTTATCTCGCAGCTCATCTGCTACTCCTCCCATCTTGTCTGCCTCCACCTACCTACTCCCTCTTGTCACTAACAGTAAAAATTCAAACTGTCACACCTGTCTTCCCGCCTGTCATCCTCTTATTCTGCAGCCCAGGCTCATCTACCCGACAGACTTTGGGAGACCTTCGTTCACTCGCTTGTCACTGTTCCTGGTTACAAATGCCACTTTTACAGATGCTCCCCCAGGCTATCAAATTTTCTTGGATAGTGCATGATAACCACAGTGATGGGCTTATGTTAAAATTTATGTTCATGGATAATTTCCCTGAGCAGAATTGTGTGTCACTTTGGGTTCAATTAAAAATGGCTTCATGTGCATTTGGGCAACACTTTTCAGGTTAACCATGCCTGACAGAACCAGACTGACACACACTAGGTTTATACTGTACAAACAAGGAAACGGTTTAGGGGAAGCTGAAACTcattcacatttttgtaaacacaTTGCCATTCAACTATCAAATAATTGACAGAATCAAAGACAACTTGTGGCTAACTGCACTGCTTGACTTCTGTCCTATAGGCAGATTTGCACTTGGATTTGGG from Labrus mixtus chromosome 20, fLabMix1.1, whole genome shotgun sequence carries:
- the LOC132954659 gene encoding uncharacterized protein LOC132954659 isoform X1, with protein sequence MALSQIQCLDENNVNLRTHESKPEFLYCEDQRVALEALLRNGRDAFFKCLEARGLRGFLSDPELETLAGTVEPYDPDSVLFPENAEEDEHPLSLHYWPELSDMSIPQMDMGWPDFESYRGVTRTTVYSQPPLEGQAHIKEVVRKMIAQAHKVIAVVMDVFTDVDIFRDLLDAGFKRRVSVYILLERLSLPHFLSMCRRANMHAGHLKHLRVRCTDGAEFYSRSSTKVRGQMGHRFMFVDGDKALSGSYRFTWMSSRLDKNLVTVITGQAVEAFDRLYRVLYSTSSFVNLQQVATEPEPEPEPIPQPVAAPLPSAALARKLHNPKYALVNLGNPAHNNSAQEAPKTENSKGTEEINKKGRRKSIKEAPPLHPGLANLEKVCMVAYLPTWPDPDPPKDVIGYINVRDARKPTQVHLQRSEMFETSQAIRFSSPFSTPKEKLPEVATLRQLPGKPKEMNKLQPAQDITKAKESQVDRASVNAWPVEAKSKAETAKQNSPASGPKCESNKDKTNSLNIERTNTSNNQKVVQNTEPRRNVRTPLQSSAEISSFIPGRPTNTTTTVVNKSTEPDSLPGSITKTETQSSKVTSTQTLHTGSNKEQHTQKQNAQPHSASPTQAVHIQSQNSSAIPPNNRTPTANRHVISSSVSTFSESSDNASSSVPPLTSSSVPPLTSSSATPTLPILSSSEDSPLTPTSAPPIPKPRTIQLLIKDGVTSDGKKLLDGSIAKKPESSTGSLVVQNESAVVTELETSPEKQLEIVPDLQNMGSITGSQRDVEGAVKIKDDPQQKEGGTSRKNEKSDAGTTLVLKPENLTTEESRVEIVNAQEIVPNFPEPKSLTTVDGKLTRQIDKELIETKALEKTTTCPELAEAPNKNGENVTNCKANSEKAPELQKMSESESAPQDIGVLETVDLTSTTHTTHSTSQGETPKTLEGKHTPEKTFHLQLSDTHTADLRSLTPDGELPWLKALARTPTPDGIHSRTPTPDSRSNTPDFRTPTPEVSDGYVSAIDSAASEDYYDCVGSPCLVEPDFDRAANPNHSMAEDHASPTHTHSRNATNSNRKHNTKTLSSETKSLSRTAKVSSSSSSSSSSSLEKAVKKEGEESANNNSGSKDVEKKRGAEGTEGDSPGRERTGSKVKESKGTVEKNKEAPSQAPKKQKVSNQSAVERPVDGGGTPGTNDGVEPKRLSTGDSTPKTVCTEREAPDKEKKPLGPSVVARREKPQTTKETEGKKLVNTSSKSPEEQQPDNGASSPSRPTRSPQPLSGQYLGPHPLGSSLQNKAESTLQHGSGYGSSPKKSQTRPAAAAAAEQRHAEVSRSQQSLISPPPLADGQKPRSSLLHTHSNSNSQPQLSPPSQNQALSANHKVDGRGPFSLTFRKLYSLKDLKDTMSKLPIQSKSSTPIQGHKSTS
- the LOC132954659 gene encoding protein FAM83G-like isoform X2 — translated: MALSQIQCLDENNVNLRTHESKPEFLYCEDQRVALEALLRNGRDAFFKCLEARGLRGFLSDPELETLAGTVEPYDPDSVLFPENAEEDEHPLSLHYWPELSDMSIPQMDMGWPDFESYRGVTRTTVYSQPPLEGQAHIKEVVRKMIAQAHKVIAVVMDVFTDVDIFRDLLDAGFKRRVSVYILLERLSLPHFLSMCRRANMHAGHLKHLRVRCTDGAEFYSRSSTKVRGQMGHRFMFVDGDKALSGSYRFTWMSSRLDKNLVTVITGQAVEAFDRLYRVLYSTSSFVNLQQVATEPEPEPEPIPQPVAAPLPSAALARKLHNPKYALVNLGNPAHNNSAQEAPKTENSKGTEEINKKGRRKSIKEAPPLHPGLANLEKVCMVAYLPTWPDPDPPKDVIGYINVRDARKPTQVHLQRSEMFETSQAIRFSSPFSTPKEKLPEVATLRQLPGKPKEMNKLQPAQDITKAKESQVDRASVNAWPVEAKSKAETAKQNSPASGPKCESNKDKTNSLNIERTNTSNNQKVVQNTEPRRNVRTPLQSSAEISSFIPGRPTNTTTTVVNKSTEPDSLPGSITKTETQSSKVTSTQTLHTGSNKEQHTQKQNAQPHSASPTQAVHIQSQNSSAIPPNNRTPTANRHVISSSVSTFSESSDNASSSVPPLTSSSVPPLTSSSATPTLPILSSSEDSPLTPTSAPPIPKPRTIQLLIKDGVTSDGKKLLDGSIAKKPESSTGSLVVQNESAVVTELETSPEKQLEIVPDLQNMGSITGSQRDVEGAVKIKDDPQQKEGGTSRKNEKSDAGTTLVLKPENLTTEESRVEIVNAQEIVPNFPEPKSLTTVDGKLTRQIDKELIETKALEKTTTCPELAEAPNKNGENVTNCKANSEKAPELQKMSESESAPQDIGVLETVDLTSTTHTTHSTSQGETPKTLEGKHTPEKTFHLQLSDTHTADLRSLTPDGELPWLKALARTPTPDGIHSRTPTPDSRSNTPDFRTPTPEVSDGYVSAIDSAASEDYYDCVGSPCLVEPDFDRAANPNHSMAEDHASPTHTHSRNATNSNRKHNTKTLSSETKSLSRTAKVSSSSSSSSSSSLEKAVKKEGEESANNNSGSKDVEKKRGAEGTEGDSPGRERTGSKVKESKGTVEKNKEAPSQAPKKQKVSNQSAVERPVDGGGTPGTNDGVEPKRLSTGDSTPKTVCTEREAPDKEKKPLGPSVVARREKPQTTKETEGKKYSVQPTPVA